Proteins encoded in a region of the Nitrospira sp. genome:
- the trpB gene encoding tryptophan synthase subunit beta, translated as MPMLPDSHGRFGSYGGRYVPETLMPALLELEEAYAKAKRDRRFQTDLAYYLKQYVGRPTSLYRADRLTKKLGGAKIYLKREDLCHTGAHKINNAIGQVLLALRMKKKRIIAETGAGQHGVATATAAAMFGLECEIYMGTEDMQRQALNVFRMRLLGATVTGVDAGSRTLKDAISEAMRDWTTNVQTTHYVLGSVLGAHPYPMMIRDFQAIIGREARKQILSVEKRLPDYLVACVGGGSNSIGLFHAFLRDPKVKMIGVEAGGLGVESGKHAARFSGGKPGVLQGTMTYLLQDENGQINLTHSVSAGLDYAAVGPEHSLYHDQGRIDYTYATDSEALAAFDILAREEGIVPALESAHAIAHVVKLAPKLKKSQLIIANLSGRGDKDVQQVARVRGVSL; from the coding sequence ATGCCGATGCTTCCAGACAGTCATGGCCGATTCGGGTCCTATGGTGGCCGGTATGTACCAGAGACCCTCATGCCGGCGCTTTTGGAGTTGGAAGAAGCGTATGCCAAGGCAAAAAGAGACCGCCGATTTCAAACGGATCTCGCCTACTACCTCAAACAATATGTAGGACGGCCCACGAGTTTGTATCGTGCCGATCGGCTGACCAAGAAGTTGGGTGGCGCCAAGATCTATCTGAAGCGGGAAGACCTTTGCCATACCGGTGCGCACAAGATCAACAACGCAATCGGGCAAGTTCTGCTTGCCCTCCGTATGAAGAAGAAACGGATCATTGCCGAGACGGGAGCTGGTCAGCACGGTGTTGCCACTGCCACGGCAGCTGCGATGTTTGGCCTGGAATGCGAAATCTACATGGGTACGGAAGATATGCAGCGGCAGGCGCTGAATGTCTTTCGCATGCGTCTGTTGGGTGCGACGGTAACCGGCGTCGATGCCGGCAGCCGCACCCTAAAGGATGCCATCAGCGAGGCCATGCGCGACTGGACGACCAACGTGCAAACCACGCACTATGTGCTGGGATCGGTCCTGGGAGCCCATCCCTATCCCATGATGATCCGTGATTTTCAGGCCATCATCGGACGGGAAGCTCGGAAACAAATTCTTTCTGTTGAGAAGCGATTACCGGATTATCTCGTGGCCTGTGTCGGGGGAGGAAGCAATTCGATCGGTCTTTTCCATGCATTCCTCCGCGATCCCAAGGTCAAGATGATCGGCGTGGAAGCCGGAGGTCTTGGGGTTGAGAGTGGAAAACATGCGGCTCGATTTTCAGGCGGCAAGCCAGGTGTCTTGCAAGGCACCATGACCTACCTGCTTCAGGATGAAAACGGACAGATCAACCTGACTCATTCGGTGTCGGCCGGTCTGGATTACGCGGCTGTGGGTCCGGAACATAGTCTCTACCATGATCAAGGCCGCATCGACTACACCTATGCGACAGACAGCGAGGCGCTGGCGGCTTTTGATATCCTCGCACGTGAAGAAGGCATCGTTCCCGCGCTCGAGAGTGCCCATGCGATTGCGCACGTCGTCAAGCTGGCGCCCAAGCTCAAGAAATCGCAGCTCATCATCGCCAACCTTTCTGGTCGTGGTGACAAGGATGTGCAACAAGTGGCAAGAGTGCGAGGCGTGTCATTGTGA
- a CDS encoding phosphoribosylanthranilate isomerase, giving the protein MKIKICGITNGEDANVAVRAGADALGFVMYRKSPRWVEPAVARAIIAGLPPFVLSVGVFVNEEAERVRALMDECGFVLAQLHGDESALYCQNLGRPVLKAIRLKDRGTFLALAEFQGRANVRGVLIDAFSDQAYGGTGQTVDWTLAEEAARSAPVILAGGLNPANVAEAIRVVRPYGVDVSSGVEQSPGRKDHHKLKAFMEAARLVSV; this is encoded by the coding sequence ATGAAGATCAAGATCTGCGGCATTACCAATGGAGAAGACGCGAACGTTGCGGTAAGGGCCGGCGCGGATGCCTTGGGTTTTGTCATGTACCGCAAAAGCCCACGTTGGGTAGAGCCGGCGGTGGCGAGAGCTATAATAGCCGGTCTTCCGCCTTTTGTGCTGTCGGTCGGGGTGTTCGTCAATGAAGAGGCGGAGAGGGTTCGAGCACTCATGGATGAATGTGGCTTTGTCTTGGCTCAACTCCATGGAGATGAATCAGCTCTGTATTGTCAGAACCTGGGCCGCCCGGTTCTCAAAGCTATTCGGCTGAAGGACCGCGGTACCTTTCTCGCCTTGGCTGAATTCCAAGGGCGTGCGAACGTGCGGGGGGTTCTCATCGATGCCTTTTCAGACCAGGCATATGGAGGCACGGGACAAACGGTCGATTGGACGTTAGCCGAGGAAGCGGCTCGATCTGCTCCAGTTATTCTGGCTGGTGGTTTGAATCCGGCAAACGTGGCAGAAGCGATCCGAGTGGTGCGCCCCTATGGAGTCGATGTCAGCAGTGGAGTGGAACAGAGTCCGGGCAGGAAGGATCACCATAAGCTTAAGGCCTTTATGGAAGCGGCCAGACTTGTGTCCGTCTGA
- the trpC gene encoding indole-3-glycerol phosphate synthase TrpC, translated as MILDRILEHKRAELRHKQSRSYLAELKAKIRDAPPALGFAVTLNATKPPTSPALIAEIKKASPSLGLLREEFSEQFDYLGLARTYHEQGASAVSVLTDQEFFQGDLPYLEEIKRALPIPALNKEFMVGDVQFYEARAHGADAVLLIVAALERRQLMDFHALATELGMDSLFETHHERELDTVLEWIPTARMIGINNRDLNTFTTDLNVTFRLAKRIPSDKLIISESGIHDRDAVTKLTEAGVHAMLIGESLIRAEHTADKIRELLGLAARGEGVA; from the coding sequence ATGATTCTCGATCGCATCCTTGAGCACAAGCGAGCTGAACTCAGACACAAACAGAGCCGTTCCTATCTGGCCGAACTCAAGGCGAAGATCCGGGATGCCCCGCCGGCTCTTGGGTTTGCCGTCACCTTGAATGCAACAAAGCCCCCCACCAGTCCGGCCTTGATCGCGGAAATCAAGAAAGCGTCGCCGAGCCTTGGGCTTTTGCGAGAGGAGTTTTCGGAACAGTTCGATTATCTAGGGCTTGCCCGTACATACCATGAGCAGGGCGCGTCGGCCGTTTCCGTCTTGACCGACCAGGAATTCTTCCAAGGCGACCTTCCGTACCTTGAAGAGATCAAGCGCGCACTCCCGATCCCGGCGCTCAATAAGGAATTCATGGTCGGTGACGTGCAGTTCTATGAAGCACGAGCCCACGGAGCCGATGCCGTGTTGCTGATTGTGGCGGCGTTGGAGCGTCGACAACTGATGGACTTCCATGCGTTGGCCACCGAACTCGGCATGGACAGCCTGTTCGAAACCCATCATGAACGGGAGTTGGACACGGTCCTGGAGTGGATTCCCACTGCGAGGATGATCGGGATCAACAATCGGGATCTGAACACGTTCACGACCGACCTCAATGTGACCTTCCGGTTGGCGAAAAGAATTCCTTCCGACAAGCTGATCATCAGTGAAAGCGGAATTCACGATCGCGATGCCGTGACAAAACTGACCGAAGCCGGCGTGCACGCCATGTTGATCGGAGAGTCGCTCATTCGCGCCGAGCACACAGCGGACAAAATCCGAGAGTTACTCGGCCTTGCTGCACGCGGGGAGGGGGTCGCCTAA
- the trpD gene encoding anthranilate phosphoribosyltransferase, translating to MSILQEVYFAESLMIKDALAKLADRTDLSAREAETVMLEIMDGAATSAQMAAYLMGLRQKGETVAEVVGSVNAMRSRATRIRVGSSIVVDTCGTGGDGAETFNISTTAAFVVAGAGITVAKHGNRSVSSRSGSADVLSMLGVKIDLEPGRVADCIDEVGIGFLFAPLYHGAMKQCAGVRQEMGIRTLLNVLGPLANPAGAMHQVLGVYDAKWTDILGRVLLELGSQHCFVIHGLDGLDEVTLSDRTKVSEGKGGVVSGYFIAPEEFEIRRTARKEFVGGSPEENARMTKEVLQGRKGPRRDIVCLNAAPAMVVGQKAKTLKDGFRLAQQTIDSGAGAEKLDRLIAFTKKA from the coding sequence TTGAGCATTCTGCAAGAGGTCTACTTTGCTGAGAGCCTCATGATCAAAGACGCGCTTGCCAAATTGGCCGACCGAACCGACCTTTCTGCCCGAGAGGCCGAGACGGTCATGCTGGAAATCATGGATGGGGCTGCAACCTCGGCTCAGATGGCCGCCTATCTCATGGGACTCAGGCAAAAAGGTGAAACAGTCGCTGAAGTCGTCGGTTCGGTCAACGCCATGCGATCACGAGCGACCCGAATCAGGGTCGGGTCGTCGATCGTTGTCGATACCTGCGGAACGGGCGGGGATGGGGCCGAGACGTTTAATATCTCCACGACCGCGGCATTCGTGGTCGCAGGGGCCGGCATTACCGTGGCTAAACACGGCAATCGCTCCGTTTCGTCTCGATCCGGCAGCGCGGATGTTCTGAGCATGCTCGGCGTGAAGATCGACCTCGAGCCGGGCCGCGTGGCCGATTGTATCGACGAAGTCGGTATCGGGTTTTTGTTTGCGCCGCTCTATCACGGTGCCATGAAACAGTGTGCCGGGGTCCGACAGGAGATGGGAATCAGGACCCTTCTGAATGTGCTTGGCCCGCTGGCGAATCCGGCAGGCGCCATGCATCAAGTGCTGGGAGTCTATGATGCGAAATGGACGGATATCCTCGGGCGTGTTCTCTTGGAACTAGGCTCGCAACATTGCTTCGTGATTCACGGTCTGGATGGACTGGATGAGGTCACCTTGTCGGATCGGACGAAAGTTTCCGAGGGTAAAGGTGGTGTCGTATCAGGCTATTTTATCGCGCCGGAGGAGTTCGAGATCCGGCGTACGGCGCGAAAAGAATTCGTCGGCGGCTCGCCGGAGGAAAACGCACGGATGACGAAGGAAGTTCTCCAGGGCCGGAAGGGGCCGAGACGGGACATCGTGTGTTTGAATGCCGCGCCCGCGATGGTCGTCGGCCAAAAAGCGAAAACTCTCAAGGATGGATTCCGTCTTGCGCAGCAGACGATCGACTCGGGTGCCGGAGCAGAGAAGCTGGATCGGCTCATTGCCTTTACCAAGAAAGCATGA
- a CDS encoding aminodeoxychorismate/anthranilate synthase component II, translated as MLLVIDNYDSFTYNLVQYLGELGEDVQVYRNDKITLDQIEELHPSRLVISPGPCTPKEAGISVDAIRRFGGKLPILGVCLGHQSMAVAFGGEVIRAPRLMHGKTSQIKHDGKTIFQSLPNPFEATRYHSLIVNRVNLPDCCEISAETAEGEIMGLRHKTLAVEGVQFHPESILTTVGKDLLRNFLKL; from the coding sequence ATGCTGCTCGTCATCGATAACTACGACTCCTTCACCTACAACCTTGTCCAGTATCTCGGAGAATTAGGCGAGGATGTGCAAGTCTACCGAAACGACAAGATTACGCTCGACCAGATCGAGGAGCTGCATCCGAGCCGTCTCGTGATTTCACCGGGACCGTGCACGCCCAAAGAAGCCGGTATTTCAGTCGATGCGATCCGTCGGTTTGGAGGAAAGCTGCCCATTCTCGGCGTCTGTTTGGGCCATCAGTCGATGGCCGTTGCCTTCGGAGGAGAGGTCATCCGTGCCCCCCGCTTGATGCATGGAAAGACGTCGCAGATCAAGCACGACGGCAAGACCATCTTCCAATCGTTACCCAATCCATTTGAAGCGACGCGCTATCATTCTCTCATCGTGAATCGGGTCAATCTTCCGGATTGCTGTGAAATTTCCGCCGAGACCGCCGAGGGTGAGATCATGGGGCTCCGCCATAAAACACTTGCTGTGGAAGGGGTCCAATTCCATCCCGAATCGATTCTGACGACCGTCGGAAAAGATTTACTCCGCAACTTCTTAAAACTCTAA